From the Amblyraja radiata isolate CabotCenter1 chromosome 12, sAmbRad1.1.pri, whole genome shotgun sequence genome, one window contains:
- the LOC116978860 gene encoding terminal nucleotidyltransferase 5A-like — protein sequence MDDKPDRRFNNLSWKQIQSLDQVLTEVIPVHGRGNFPTLEIKPKDIIYIVKDRLEENGITVHDIRLNGSTASHILVKQNGTSYKDLDVIFRVELLGEKEFEVVKGVVLDSLLDFLPQGVNKEKITGLTLKEAYVQKMVKVSNDHDRWSLISLSNNRGKNVELKFVNSLRRQFEFSVDSFQIILDSLLPLFSSAEDTMTMESHPTVVAESMYGDFQEAMDHLKYKLIVTRNPEEIRGGGLLKYSNLLVRDFKPASDAEIKNLERYMCSRFFIDFPDVSEQQRKIESYLRNHFIGEEKNKYDYLMTLHQVVNESTVCLMGHERRQTLNMITLLALRVLGEQNIIPNTANVTCYYQPAPYVSDRSFSNYYIAHGQPQLLYQPYPLHINMQTGMV from the coding sequence ATGGATGATAAACCAGACCGTAGATTCAACAATCTTAGCTGGAAACAGATTCAGAGCTTAGACCAAGTCTTAACGGAGGTAATACCTGTTCATGGAAGAggcaatttccctactctggaaaTAAAGCCAAAAGACATAATTTATATTGTGAAGGATCGGCTGGAAGAGAATGGGATTACGGTCCATGACATTCGTCTTAATGGCTCCACAGCAAGTCATATCCTTGTGAAGCAAAATGGAACAAGCTATAAAGACCTTGATGTTATCTTCAGAGTCGAGTTGCTTGGGGAGAAAGAGTTCGAGGTGGTAAAGGGAGTGGTATTGGATAGTCTCCTGGACTTCCTACCACAAGGTGTCAATAAAGAAAAGATCACTGGACTTACTCTGAAAGAGGCCTATGTTCAGAAAATGGTTAAAGTTTCCAATGATCATGATCGGTGGAGTCTCATCTCCTTGTCTAACAACAGAGGGAAAAATGTTGAGCTAAAGTTTGTTAATTCATTACGCCGTCAGTTTGAATTTAGTGTGGACTCTTTCCAAATAATTTTAGATTCACTGTTACCGCTCTTCAGCAGTGCAGAGGACACGATGACAATGGAGTCTCATCCAACCGTTGTAGCAGAGAGCATGTATGGGGATTTTCAGGAAGCGATGGATCATCTAAAGTACAAACTGATTGTTACCCGAAACCCTGAAGAAATTCGAGGTGGCGGCTTGCTCAAATACAGCAATCTCCTGGTTCGAgatttcaaaccagcatctgatgcCGAGATCAAAAACTTGGAGCGTTATATGTGTTCAAGGTTTTTCATTGACTTCCCAGATGTATCTGAGCAACAAAGAAAAATCGAATCCTACTTAAGGAACCATTTCATCGGGGAAGAGAAAAACAAGTATGATTACCTGATGACCTTGCACCAAGTTGTGAATGAAAGCACCGTCTGTTTGATGGGACATGAGAGAAGACAAACGTTGAACATGATCACCCTTTTGGCTCTCAGAGTACTAGGTGAACAGAACATCATACCTAACACTGCTAACGTCACTTGCTACTATCAACCTGCCCCTTACGTCAGTGACCGCAGCTTTAGTAATTACTACATAGCACATGGACAGCCACAGCTTTTGTATCAGCCCTATCCACTCCACATCAATATGCAGACTGGTATGGTTTAG